The genomic region TGCCAGGCGGATCATTCAATCCGCCAGCCAGGCTTGTCGCCATGTCAACAGGTTGGCATCCCTGAGCATCCAGTTATCGAGCACCAGGCTGCGCAGCGCATCTCCGGCCTCGGCGCTGGCGTCGGGTTCAGAGAGATGTTCGCCAATAGCGGCAATCCAGTCTTCTGGCTTGTTCCGGACCCGGGTCACCGGCAAGTCACCGCGATAACAAGGAATGTCCGAACAGATCACCGGGAAGCCACAGGCACCGTATTCCAATAAGCGTAAATTGCTTTTGCACGCGTTGAAAAAATGATCTTCCAGGGGAGCCAAGGCCAGATCCAGGTTCAAGCTGGCCAGTTTTTCCGGGTATTGCTCGATACTCACGCCTGCATGGAACTCATGGACATAAGCGCGCAGTGTCGGTGGGCACATGCCCAGGAAGACCCATTCCACTTCCCTTGCCAGTTCACGAACCACTTCGGCGATGACTTGCAAGTCGCTCTCATGGGTCGAGCCGCCAGCCCAGCCGACCCGAGGCTTGCGGCCTTGTCGGCGATGGCTGGTCAGGCCGCCCCACCACTGGGCAGGCAGGCGATTCTCGACCACGCGGATGTCGCTGTTGAAACCCTTCAGGGCCTCGGCCAGCGGCTCGGTCGAGACCACTAGACGGTCGCACAGGCCCACCGCTTCCCTGAGACGCAGGGCGATGTCCCTGGGAAGCCGTTCACGGCTTGCGTGGCTGGCGGGTACGTCGAGTACATAATCATCCAACTCGTAAACCTTGAAGGCCTTGGAGAAGGCCTGGGTGTTCTGAATGATTTCCAACTGAGGCGTCGTAAACTGCCGCTGGAAAATGATCGTATCCGGTGCCAGGCGCTCCAGTTGTACCGGTTGAAGCATTCGCTTGCTCTCCGTGCCCTCGATCAGGTGCGCTGCTTTCAGGGCCTCTAGAGGCTGGTGCACGCGATAATGACCGCTGCCAAACGCATCGCCCGGGTAGCACAGCGCATAAGGCAGGGAGCGACTGCTGAATGCCTGCCAGCCGGTATCGCTGCAGTATTCGTGGGCGAAGCCGTTACCCTCCAGGGTCAGGTTGCGGTTGTAGGCCGGATCGTTGGTGAGCAGCGGCAGCCAACGTCGGTACATGACTGATTGTTCGCGCTTGAAGCGCTCGCGCTTGGCTTGCAGCGTGGTTGTGTCGACCTTGTTCTGGCTCACGCTGGCTTCGTGCATGAGCAGTGCATAGGGTGTCCAGACGATCAAGTGGCCTGTCTGGCCGACCTTCAGGCACAGATCCACGTCGTTATAGGACACCTGCAGACCGGCCTCGTCCATGCCGCCCACCTGGCGGTAGAGGTCGGTGCGGATCATCAGGCAGGCTGCGGTCACCGCACTATAGTTCTGATCAACCTGCAGACGGTGAAGGTAGCCATTGGACTGCATCGGGTCGCCGATGAAGGGATGGTCTGCCACGCTGCGCAATCCCAGTACCACGCCTGCGTGCTGGATAGTCCCGTTGGGGTATAACAATTTTGCACCAGCGATGCCTACTTCCGGTCGTCGGGCATGCTGCAGCAGTGCGTCAAGCCAGCCCCCATCAATGACTGCGGTGTCATTGTTGAGCAGCACCAGGTAATCGCCACGGGCCTGGCTGACGGCAAAATTATTGATTGCCGAATAGTTGAATGGATGAGGGTAACGCAGGATGCGTACCTGGGACGCGTTCAGACGCTCCATTTCCCCGAACCAGGTCCGGGCTTCGGCGGTTTCACTGTTGTTGTCGACGATGAGCAGTTCGTAGTTCGGGTAGCGGGTTTTCTCCATCAGGCTTTCGATGCAGCGCATCAGCATCGGCAGTTGATCCTTGGTGGGAATCACGATGGACACCAATGGCTCGCCGATGTGTTGGTAGGTTACCCGGTTGATCATCGGCAAAGGCCCTGGGCTCAACTCATGGGCCACATCCAGGCGCTGCAGGTGTGCTTGGACGATCGATCCGCTGTGGGCGATAACCTGTGGCTCGCCGAGCCACAGGCCAAGGCTGATGGTCTGATGCACCAGCACGTCAGCGAGGTGCCTGACGGTGCCCAACCCGTGAGTTTCGAGCAGCCGATAGAGCAGGTCATGGGGCGCCAGTTCGGTGAAGGCGGGATCGAAACCATCGGCACCCAGTGCGGCTTCCCGGCTGAAGGCCAGGGCTCGGCCGACATACGGATAACTGCGCAACAGGTCCAGGTTCAGGTCCGGCTTGAAAACCGGGTTCTGGCAACCCGCTGCGGTCAGTGAGTCTTCATCGCTGTAGCAAGCGCTGATGCCGGGATTCAGGGCGATACTCTCGGCCAGCAGCAATAATGCGTGGGGATCGAGTTGGTCGCCGCCCCTTAGCAGATAGCACCAGTCGACCTGAATCTCCTGCAGCAGCTCATTGAGCTGGCTCGGCCAGGACTCAGCCCGTGGTAACCAGATCAGATTGTCGGCCGGCGGCGCCCCTAGCGGTTCGGCGTCCGACAGCACCGCGATGGCTGCCGCTCGATAAAGCTGACGGTCAATGCTTTCCAGACAGGAGCGCAACTGCGTAATGTCACCGGTGGTATCGGTCACTACCAACAAAATATCCGGTTGCCGTGGCCAACTCGCCAGGCGCGCTGGCAAGTTTTCGAGTTCGGCGGGAGACAGTTGGCGGGAGTCCAGCCAGCGTTGGTACTGTTCGATATGGCGCTGTTGCTTGCCGATATTGGCCAGCACACCGAAAAAGCGTTCGAGGGCGTGTGCCAGAGTGCCGTTGAGCTGGTCGCGTTCAGCTTCGAAGTCCTTGTTCGTCAGGTGCATTCGTTCCAGTAGGAGCAAAGCTTCGGTGCGTACGAAGAACATGGTGCCGGCAAAAAAATCCGCCTCTTCGATTTGCCGGGGATCGATGTCGGCCCGCTTGGCCAGGGCGACCAAGTGCAGGCGGTTGCTTTCATCGAGTTGTTTGGTGACGGGAAGCCGGTATCCCTCGTGGCCGAGCATTGGATGATGCGTCGGGTCGCAAAGATGTTCCACTGAGCGACGGAACCGCACAGGGTCCAGCAGGTAATCGAAAAGCTCATCGGACCAGGAATTGCTTTTCCCCGGGTGTGTGGAACGCTTGGTATGCAGCTTGAGCAGCGTGTGGATCTTATCGGCACGCAGAAGCGGCAGCAGCCGTAGAAATGGCAAAACATCTCTGCCCTGGTTGGGCACTCGGTACAGTGAGTGACCGAGCCCGCTGGCGGCCAGCAGGTTGCGTACCTTCTCTTCATGGCCGGCGACGCAGGTTACGTACAGGTGCAGACGTTCATGCAACTCAGCCAAACGCAGCAAAATGCTTTTTAGCACTTCAGGGTAGTACGCATGGATGACGACACCGATGGGGGGATTGCTGCCTTCAAAAGAAGGTTGCTCCTCGACCAGTGCTTCAAGCTCATTGGCGAATGTGTCATCACGCCATTTACCGTCTTGCATCCTTTCTCTCCAGCGTATAAGTCAGTTGGGTGCTTATCGGCATTGAAACTGGGTTCCAGATCAACCTGATACACGACCCGGACCTATTCTTGATATCCCAATACGGTCTTGGAGCGGCCTCGCGTATTATCACGAACTCCCATGCATACAGCCAGCAAAGGCATGAGGATCATGCTCTTCCTTATCGCTACTGGGCTGGGCCGTTTGAGGATGACTTTTCAACAGGCATTAAAAAGCCGGCTTGTGGCCGGCTTCTCGGGGACGGGTTTGGCTCATTTTTGGTAAGCCTCGCCCGCCTTCAAAAGGTACATGCAAAAAAACTGCAATGTCTGAGCGGAGTACGCTGTGCATGAGTCTTGCACAGTGTCTGTGGGAGCGCTGACCTGCTTTTGCGGGGCGCTGCCCGAGTGTGGGGCGCAGGATACCCACATTTGCGACATCTGCCCAGCGAAAACCGCCACGTAGAGCGGTCGTTTTTAGAAAAAGCAGCATTTCGAAACTATTTGAACGGTACGGGCGGGCGGCGTTTGTTCAGGGTCGACCACCAGAATACCCAGCCGAGGATCTGGATGCCCTGGCGCTCGATCTCATCGGCGCTGAACACTTCGTCAGGGTATTCTTCGCTGTTGTGGCTACGCAGCCGTAACGCGCCGGCCGGCAGGCGGTAGACGTACTTCACCCGCAGCATGCCGTCGTGCTCCAGCGCATAGATCTCGCCATCCACCACCTGGGTCAGGCTGCGGTCGATGGCGATGGTGGAGCCGTCCTCGATCTTTTCAGCCATGCCGTTACCGGTCATTGGCGCACAGATGGCCTGGTCCGGTTCGACGCCCATGGCCTGCAGGATGCGATACGGCAGACGCACCTTGCGCCCGGGGACGACGGCCACCTGAGTGCGCCTGGAACCGGGTCCCGTGGGGGTTTCCTTGTAGAGCGGGAGCTGGACGTCGTTGCCTTCGGTGGTGGCCAGGTTATCCCGGGCCGAGTAGGGCTCTTTTTCGCCAGCGGGCAGTTCGTCTTCCGTTTCGCTGGTATTGGTACCGGGATGCTTCGGACCGTCGCCCGTACGCAGCCAGCGGCTGTTGACGCACAGCAACTCCGCGATCTCATCCATGCGTGCCATCGGGATACCACGCTTGAACCAATTATTGACGTGCTGCGGCGTCACTTGCCGGTTGGCAGCGAAGTCCGAAGCGGAAAGATGGCACTCCCGCAGGAGAGCTCTTAAGCGATCACCTGATGTATTCATGAACACAGAGTTTACTGGCGCGTCACATCCGTTTAAATAAACGAGGTGTTCAAAAATGGTCTGAAAAAGCACACAAGGTGATTGATTTCGTTGACTATTCCTACGCCAGTGCCTGTTTAGGCAAGGGTGAATGTTTATCCATTAAACGCTCCCTCTGTTTTCAGGTAAAGCAGGCATAAAAAACCCCGGCGGACCGGGGTTCTTTATCAGCACGGATCGGTGGATGAATCAGCCCTTGTAGGCGGCCACCGATTTGGTGATTTCGGCGCGGGCAGCGTCAGCATTGCCCCAGCCTTCGATCTTCACCCACTTGCCTTTCTCGAGATCCTTGTAGTTCTCGAAGAAGTGCTTGAT from Pseudomonas asplenii harbors:
- a CDS encoding LexA family transcriptional regulator, producing the protein MNTSGDRLRALLRECHLSASDFAANRQVTPQHVNNWFKRGIPMARMDEIAELLCVNSRWLRTGDGPKHPGTNTSETEDELPAGEKEPYSARDNLATTEGNDVQLPLYKETPTGPGSRRTQVAVVPGRKVRLPYRILQAMGVEPDQAICAPMTGNGMAEKIEDGSTIAIDRSLTQVVDGEIYALEHDGMLRVKYVYRLPAGALRLRSHNSEEYPDEVFSADEIERQGIQILGWVFWWSTLNKRRPPVPFK
- a CDS encoding rhamnan synthesis F family protein — encoded protein: MQDGKWRDDTFANELEALVEEQPSFEGSNPPIGVVIHAYYPEVLKSILLRLAELHERLHLYVTCVAGHEEKVRNLLAASGLGHSLYRVPNQGRDVLPFLRLLPLLRADKIHTLLKLHTKRSTHPGKSNSWSDELFDYLLDPVRFRRSVEHLCDPTHHPMLGHEGYRLPVTKQLDESNRLHLVALAKRADIDPRQIEEADFFAGTMFFVRTEALLLLERMHLTNKDFEAERDQLNGTLAHALERFFGVLANIGKQQRHIEQYQRWLDSRQLSPAELENLPARLASWPRQPDILLVVTDTTGDITQLRSCLESIDRQLYRAAAIAVLSDAEPLGAPPADNLIWLPRAESWPSQLNELLQEIQVDWCYLLRGGDQLDPHALLLLAESIALNPGISACYSDEDSLTAAGCQNPVFKPDLNLDLLRSYPYVGRALAFSREAALGADGFDPAFTELAPHDLLYRLLETHGLGTVRHLADVLVHQTISLGLWLGEPQVIAHSGSIVQAHLQRLDVAHELSPGPLPMINRVTYQHIGEPLVSIVIPTKDQLPMLMRCIESLMEKTRYPNYELLIVDNNSETAEARTWFGEMERLNASQVRILRYPHPFNYSAINNFAVSQARGDYLVLLNNDTAVIDGGWLDALLQHARRPEVGIAGAKLLYPNGTIQHAGVVLGLRSVADHPFIGDPMQSNGYLHRLQVDQNYSAVTAACLMIRTDLYRQVGGMDEAGLQVSYNDVDLCLKVGQTGHLIVWTPYALLMHEASVSQNKVDTTTLQAKRERFKREQSVMYRRWLPLLTNDPAYNRNLTLEGNGFAHEYCSDTGWQAFSSRSLPYALCYPGDAFGSGHYRVHQPLEALKAAHLIEGTESKRMLQPVQLERLAPDTIIFQRQFTTPQLEIIQNTQAFSKAFKVYELDDYVLDVPASHASRERLPRDIALRLREAVGLCDRLVVSTEPLAEALKGFNSDIRVVENRLPAQWWGGLTSHRRQGRKPRVGWAGGSTHESDLQVIAEVVRELAREVEWVFLGMCPPTLRAYVHEFHAGVSIEQYPEKLASLNLDLALAPLEDHFFNACKSNLRLLEYGACGFPVICSDIPCYRGDLPVTRVRNKPEDWIAAIGEHLSEPDASAEAGDALRSLVLDNWMLRDANLLTWRQAWLAD